The Citrus sinensis cultivar Valencia sweet orange chromosome 4, DVS_A1.0, whole genome shotgun sequence DNA segment TTAAACGGTTTAGTGCAGCGTATTCATTTGtgagtttaaaataaaaatacttatagacatttttatttaagaacaGTGAATCATAACCTTGTATTCCTCAGCAGAAAATCGGATCAATGTGAaatccaaattttattattaaaaaaaaactccttGTGATGAACATTATACTAACAAACAACACttctcttcaaaaaaaaaaaaaaaacaacactttgcattgtaaatattttagacgtgtcatttatcaaatttttagaCGTGACATTTGTCAATTTCTGAGATGATAAGCGTTAAGCTGTTCATAGCCTCTGACGCCTAGCCCCACTGCCTCAATTATTGGTGTTTAGAAAAGGAAATGGTCCCCGCCTGTACAgactattttatattttctcgGTTGAACCCCACAGAAATATTTCTAGAAGCCGAAGCCGTGACAATTCAAGACTCAAAGAGCCGACAAGGGCAACATGACAATCACAAAAGGCTCGTTGCCGGTCCTATCAAGATGACAAACAAACTAGCCAGTacgcaataaataaaaataaaacagagaTCCCCCCCAAGCAGTCAAAGTCTGAGTCAGAGATGGAGAAGCAGGATCATGTTCATGTTGCGATACTCCCGCTTCCAGCCGTAGGCCATGTCAACTCCATGCTGAACCTTGCAGAGCTGCTCGGCCACGCCGGCATCAAGATTACGTTTCTCAACACCGAACATTATTACGATCGCGTCATCCGTCACAGCAGTGATGCCTTTTCGCGTTACATGCAAATTCCGGGATTTCAATTCAAGACCTTAACAGATGGACTTCCCAGGGATCATCCTCGAACTCCAGATAAATTCCCTGAGCTTGTTGATTCATTGAACTGCGCCACTCCACCCCTTTTGAAAGAGATGGTCAGTGATTCTAAGTCGCCGGTGAACTGTATTATCACAGATGGGTATATGAGCCGTGCAATTGACGCTGCCAGAGAAGTTGGAGTttccattatttattttcgcACTATTAGTGCTTGTGCATTTTGGTCATTCCATTGCATCCCTGATATCATTGATGCAGGCGAGCTTCCGATCAAAGGTACttacataaatacataaacCTATTACCTACCTTTCTTGCACGCTCTGCATTAGCTTATAAACAGAGGAAAACACTATAGTAGTAGttttttggctttttgtaATCCCTTTTTTTGCTTTGGATTTCCgccacttaattaattaattatatatcccATTTCCATCTTATAACAGCCCCAAGAGTTCTAATTCATTTGACTTATTAACTTGACATACAATTCCACTTATTAGCCAATGAAGTTGTTCGGTTCGTCAGCCTTTGCACTAAAAGTCAGcatattaacattaaaagtTGTCAATAGTTAATTTCACCAAATttctagttttcttttttcctttaaactcATTGAGAGACATGTCTCTaatgtttgagaaaatttgTACATCCAAATTACTATGTCAACCGTACAACTAGTCAAAATATATTACcatgtttgtgtttgtgttcAAAGTTAAATTATATTCTATAGCTGGAGAGCATAATGAATGTTCTCTGATATTCCAGCATAATTCCACTGATGTTCAGCACCTATTTATACACTAAGAATATCGTTCTATTATAACTCATGCAATTTCATGATCAGTTGCTGAGATTTTCTGTCTAGTGGGACAGTAAGAAGGATAGGTAGTTATTTTTACTATTGTCTTCTTCCTTAAATTGATCTTCACCATTGACTTCTTTATGCTGTAAATCGAACAGAACATATTTATGGAAGCTTTCACTTGAATCAGTGATCTTTGATGAATGAGCACGAGTTCAAATGGCAGCTTTCCTGCCAAGACTGACTCTTGGAGGCATTTTATCAAACAGTTTAATGTTTCCATCAAACAccttattttaacttattattaacTATCAGACAAGTTTGTGGTTACAGTGTGTAAAACTGCACTCGCCACATTATCATTTGTTGATTATATTGTTTTGATGTACAAAagattttctcttattttacttttctttttctttctaagcTTCAATTCtgtttattcaaatttcatttataggAACTGAAGACATGGATCGCCTGATAACCACTGTACCTGGAATGGAAGGTTTTCTCAGGTGCCGTGATCTTCCGAGCTTCTGTCGAGTTAACGACCCAATGGATCCGCACCTCCTACTCTTTGCACGCGAGACCCGATTATCTGCTCATGCAGACGGTCTCATATTGAACACATTTGAAGATCTGGAAGGACCCATCTTGTCCCAAATCCGCAACCACTCATGCCCGAATATCTACAGCATTGGACCTCTTAATGCTCATCTCAAAGTAAGAATCCCAGAAAAAACATATTCCTCAAGCAGTTTGTGGAAAATTGACAGAAGCTGCATGGCATGGCTTGACAAGCAACCCAAGCAATCTGTTATCTATGTCAGCTTTGGTAGCATTGCAGTAATGTCAAGAGATCAACTAATAGAGTTTTATTACGGCCTTGTTCATagcaagaaaaatttcttatggGTCATCAGGCCTGACTTGATTTCAGGAAAAGATGGTGAGAATCAAATTCCTGAGGAGCTTCTGGAGGCAACCAAGGAAAGAGGATGCATTGCGGGATGGGTTCCACAGGAAGAAGTTTTAGCCCACAGCGCGGTTGGTGGATTTTTGACCCACTGTGGCTGGAACTCGACCCTGGAGAGTATCGTGGCTGGAATGCCTATGATTTGTTGGCCATCTTTTGCTGATCAGCAGATCAATAGTAGGTTTGTTGGTGAAGTGTGGAAGCTGGGGTTAGATATAAAGGATTTGTGTGATAGAAATATTGTTGAGAAGACGGTGAATGATCTAATGGTGGAGAGGAAGGAAGAGTTCATGGAATCAGCTGATCGGATGGCTAATTTGGCTAAAAAAAGTGTTAATAAAGGCGGATCCTCATATTGCAATTTGGACCGTCTggtaaatgatataaaaatgatGAGCTCACAACCACAAAATTGCTGAAAGCTTGGTGCAAGATGCCACTATATGCTTGACTTCCAAGTAATTTCAAGTTTGGAAGTGTTTGccaatgaaataaattaaatcacgCCAAAGGACTagtacttatttttattttactttcttcTGTTGTCTTTGAATTATCCTCTGTTAGTCTGTTTTATGTTGTTTATATAAGCTATCGCAAGGCTCTTTTACTCTGAGCTTATCCGAGCTACCCTATGATGTTTGTAAGAGCTATATATGAGTTCAAAAGAAGAGACCACACAGATAGAAATAATGACTATTTAACAAAATGCCAAGCGCAGCCATTCCCAATAGATAATCTAGTAGTAGCGTACTAGCAGTCATCAAGACAAATGTACatataacattaatttttattgataagaatctctaaactttaaaatttatttaatctagCAGTAACATCTTGCACTAACCTTAGCTATATGTTTTCATGCTTGGGAGCTCATCATCTTAATATCATCAATCAGACGGTCCAAATTACAATAAGATGGTCCACCTTCATTAGCAGTGGTTCTAGCCATTGTAGCCATCCGATCAGCTGCTCTCATAAACTCCTCCTTCCTCTCCACCATGAGATCATTCACCATTTTCTCAACAACATTTCTATCGCACACATCCTTCATATCCAATCCAAGATTCCACACTTCACTCACAAACCTACTATTGATCTGTTGATCAGCAAAGTAAGGCCAGCAAATCATTGGCACCCCGGCTACTATACTCTCCAATGTTGAGTTCCAGCCGCTGTGTGTCAAGAATCCAGCCACAGCCTGGTGAGCCAGTACCTCCTCCTGTGGAACCCAACTAACCAAATGACCTCTCTCCTTCGTGCCCTCCACAAGCTCTGCCGGGGCGTCACCTTCGCCAATCACAGAATCTGGCCTAATGACCCACAAGAACCGCTGCTTACTGTCTACAAGACCGTGCCAAAACTCAATCAGCTGTTCCCTTTTCAACAGTGTAATGCTACCAAAGCTTACGTACAGTACAGACCGCACAGGCTGTTTACCAAGCCATTCAATGCAACTTCTGTCCACTTCCCAGAGACTGTTTAGAGACTTTTGGGATGACGATGAGATCACGTTTGAGGCGAGTCTTGTCTTGAGCTGCAAGTGAAGAGGTCCTATTGTGTACACTTTGGGGCATTTGGTGCGTATATGTGACAGAATTGGTTCTTCTAGGTCTTCAAACGTGTTGAGTATCAAAGCATGGGTTCGAGGGGACTGTTGGGTCACGTTCTTAAGAACTTGCAAATCTCGGTCGGTTACGTCACTCACTCGGCAAAAGCTGGGGAGATCTCGGAATCTCAGAAAAGTTTCCATGCCTGGAACTTTTGTTATCAGACGATCCATGTCTTCATCGTAGgcttcaattttaaataataacccACTTAGTTAAGTTTTGTTCCCACGTAAAAATTtaagaggaaaaaataaaaagtgtttTGTGTATACCTTTCATAGGAAGCTCGCCTGCTTGGATCATTTCAGGGATAGAGAAATATGCCCAGAAGCTACAAGCACTTATAGCACGAAAATGGATTACAGGGATTTCAAGTTCAGTAGCAACGTCTACCACAAATTCCATACATGCATCTCCAATGATGCAGCTCACTGGCGGGCTAGTGTCAATCAGCATCTGTTTGAGAAGTGGCCTGGTATTCAAACTCAAAGAATCGAATATCTCCATCAATCGGTCACCTGCTCGTGGGTGATCCGCTGGAAGACCATCTGAGATGGTCTTAAATTGGAATTCAGAATACTGCAGAAAACGGTCATGGATATCCGTGTACCGGATGAGGCGTTCGTGGTTGTGCTTGGAGTTTAGGAAGGTCACTTTTAGGCCAGCTAAGCCAAAAATCTCGGCAAGCTTGAGCATGGAATTCACATGGCTTTGGCATGGGAGAGGAA contains these protein-coding regions:
- the LOC102617314 gene encoding 7-deoxyloganetic acid glucosyltransferase-like — its product is MEKQDHVHVAILPLPAVGHVNSMLNLAELLGHAGIKITFLNTEHYYDRVIRHSSDAFSRYMQIPGFQFKTLTDGLPRDHPRTPDKFPELVDSLNCATPPLLKEMVSDSKSPVNCIITDGYMSRAIDAAREVGVSIIYFRTISACAFWSFHCIPDIIDAGELPIKGTEDMDRLITTVPGMEGFLRCRDLPSFCRVNDPMDPHLLLFARETRLSAHADGLILNTFEDLEGPILSQIRNHSCPNIYSIGPLNAHLKVRIPEKTYSSSSLWKIDRSCMAWLDKQPKQSVIYVSFGSIAVMSRDQLIEFYYGLVHSKKNFLWVIRPDLISGKDGENQIPEELLEATKERGCIAGWVPQEEVLAHSAVGGFLTHCGWNSTLESIVAGMPMICWPSFADQQINSRFVGEVWKLGLDIKDLCDRNIVEKTVNDLMVERKEEFMESADRMANLAKKSVNKGGSSYCNLDRLVNDIKMMSSQPQNC
- the LOC102617009 gene encoding 7-deoxyloganetic acid glucosyltransferase-like — its product is MEEKPKSPHILIFPLPCQSHVNSMLKLAEIFGLAGLKVTFLNSKHNHERLIRYTDIHDRFLQYSEFQFKTISDGLPADHPRAGDRLMEIFDSLSLNTRPLLKQMLIDTSPPVSCIIGDACMEFVVDVATELEIPVIHFRAISACSFWAYFSIPEMIQAGELPMKAYDEDMDRLITKVPGMETFLRFRDLPSFCRVSDVTDRDLQVLKNVTQQSPRTHALILNTFEDLEEPILSHIRTKCPKVYTIGPLHLQLKTRLASNVISSSSQKSLNSLWEVDRSCIEWLGKQPVRSVLYVSFGSITLLKREQLIEFWHGLVDSKQRFLWVIRPDSVIGEGDAPAELVEGTKERGHLVSWVPQEEVLAHQAVAGFLTHSGWNSTLESIVAGVPMICWPYFADQQINSRFVSEVWNLGLDMKDVCDRNVVEKMVNDLMVERKEEFMRAADRMATMARTTANEGGPSYCNLDRLIDDIKMMSSQA